Proteins encoded in a region of the Hypomesus transpacificus isolate Combined female chromosome 17, fHypTra1, whole genome shotgun sequence genome:
- the dhrs7b gene encoding dehydrogenase/reductase SDR family member 7B gives MEHVMRSAVPLVLGSLGLLLLCRAVRRLRRAVSVQGLVVVITGASSGLGRECAEVFHVAGARLILCGRDEARLQKVAQELTAKAADSPRQTYPPRTVTFNLSSTEEVSRAGEEILKCYDKVDVLINNAGISYRGNILETDISIQRDVMETNYFGPIALTQAILPSMVCQHSGHIVVISSIQGKIAIPYRSAYAASKHATQAYFDCLRAEVDCHNVQVTVVSPGYIRTNLSVNAVTGDGSKYGVLDKTTATGRDPRDVAQVVLKAVCHKTKDVMLAGALPTLAVYIRTMWPSLFFKLMASRAGKERKCKEN, from the exons ATGGAGCATGTGATGAGGAGTGCGGTGCCTCTTGTTCTGGGCAGCCTGGGACTCCTGCTGCTGTGCCGGGCGGTGCGGAGGCTGAGACGGGCAGTCTCCGTgcaggggctggtggtggtcATTACTGGAGCCAGCTCTGGCTTGGGCAGAG AGTGTGCGGAGGTATTCCATGTTGCAGGTGCACGGCTCATCTTGTGTGGGCGAGATGAAGCAAGGCTGCAGAAGGTGGCCCAGGAGCTCACAGCAAAAGCAGCAGACAGCCCAAGACAG ACCTACCCTCCCAGGACGGTGACATTTAACCTTTCCAGTACGGAGGAGGTTtccagggcaggagaggagatccTAAAGTGCTATGATAAAGTTGATGTCTTAATCAACAACGCTGGCATCAGTTACCGAGGTAACATTCTGGAGACTGACATTTCCATCCAGCGGGATGTCATGGAGACTAATTACTTTGGGCCCATTGCCTTAACTCAAG CCATCTTGCCTTCAATGGTTTGTCAGCACAGTGGACACATTGTCGTCATCAGCAGTATCCAGGGAAAAATTGCAATTCCGTACAGGTCTGCAT ACGCTGCCTCCAAGCACGCCACCCAGGCCTACTTTGACTGTCTTAGAGCAGAGGTGGACTGTCATAACGTCCAGGTGACAGTAGTCAGCCCTGGCTACATCAGAACCAACCTGTCTGTCAACGCCGTCACTGGGGACGGCTCCAAATATGGGG TTCTGGACAAGACCACAGCAACAGGCCGGGACCCAAGAGACGTGGCCCAGGTGGTTCTGAAGGCTGTTTGTCACAAGACTAAAGATGTCATGTTGGCTGGAGCCCTGCCCACTCTGGCTGTCTACATTCGTACCATGTGgccatctctctttttcaaaCTTATGGCTTCTCGTGCTGGAAAGGAACGCAAATGCAAAGAGaattga